A DNA window from Halomonas zincidurans B6 contains the following coding sequences:
- a CDS encoding ComEA family DNA-binding protein, whose translation MSQLLKAVLISLAIAMASSSVAAQETTQINVNTADEVTLAQLPGIGEVKARAIVMDRKNNGSYQTADDLARVDGIGEGTIDNLREQITF comes from the coding sequence ATGTCCCAACTGCTCAAGGCTGTGCTCATCTCGCTGGCCATTGCCATGGCATCCTCGTCGGTGGCAGCTCAGGAAACGACTCAGATCAACGTCAATACCGCTGACGAAGTGACCTTGGCTCAACTCCCCGGCATCGGTGAGGTGAAGGCGCGCGCCATCGTCATGGATCGCAAGAACAACGGCAGTTACCAAACCGCTGACGATCTCGCTCGCGTCGACGGAATCGGCGAAGGCACCATCGACAACCTGCGTGAACAGATAACTTTCTAA
- a CDS encoding SDR family oxidoreductase, with the protein MELNGAVIAITGGAQGLGLAMAKLLGECGARLALVDRDEECLAQAAGQLAELGIVAEAFVADIAQEDAVERCFAKIHDRLGPLSGLVNNAGITRDGLLVKVKDGRVEKTMSLSQWQQVLDVNLTGVFLCGREAARQMIDNGLQGVIVNISSISRAGNMGQSNYAAAKAGVASLTVTWAKELARYGIRVGAVAPGFIETEMTSSMRSGVLEKITKGIPLGRLGQPEDIAQSVRYIFENTYFSGRVIECDGGLRI; encoded by the coding sequence ATGGAACTCAATGGTGCCGTCATTGCGATAACCGGCGGGGCTCAGGGACTGGGGCTGGCCATGGCCAAGTTGCTAGGTGAGTGCGGCGCGCGGCTGGCACTCGTGGACCGGGACGAGGAATGCCTGGCTCAGGCCGCGGGGCAACTTGCCGAGTTGGGCATCGTTGCTGAAGCGTTCGTGGCGGATATCGCTCAAGAGGATGCTGTAGAGCGCTGCTTCGCAAAGATACATGATCGACTGGGACCGCTATCGGGGCTGGTCAATAATGCGGGCATTACCCGTGACGGCCTTCTGGTCAAGGTCAAAGACGGCCGGGTCGAGAAAACCATGTCCCTTTCCCAGTGGCAGCAGGTTCTCGATGTCAATCTGACTGGCGTCTTTCTCTGTGGGCGTGAGGCGGCTCGCCAGATGATCGACAACGGCCTGCAGGGGGTCATTGTCAATATCTCCAGTATCTCTCGTGCCGGCAACATGGGGCAGAGCAACTACGCCGCGGCCAAGGCTGGCGTCGCCTCGTTGACCGTGACCTGGGCAAAGGAGCTGGCGCGTTACGGCATTCGCGTCGGCGCCGTGGCGCCGGGATTCATCGAGACTGAAATGACATCATCGATGCGTTCCGGCGTGCTGGAAAAAATAACCAAGGGTATTCCGTTGGGGCGACTTGGCCAGCCCGAGGATATCGCTCAAAGCGTTCGCTATATTTTCGAGAATACTTATTTCAGCGGGCGCGTTATCGAATGCGATGGTGGGTTGCGCATCTAG
- a CDS encoding FxsA family protein: MPILLFFTLFALLDFAILFSVGSQIGLLTTLVLVIGTGFLGLHLVKREGVSTLQRAQQRFAQGEIPSDELMTGAALIFGGALLMAPGFLSDALGFMCLLPNSRRLLGRLLKKLPGRMSVYSMHSRYRPGNTGWSEDVSPTSDSSDASEEMTSRSNDPLEGDFLGRDETRR; the protein is encoded by the coding sequence ATGCCGATCTTATTGTTCTTCACGTTATTTGCCTTGCTGGACTTCGCCATCCTGTTTTCGGTCGGCTCGCAGATCGGGCTACTGACTACCTTGGTGCTTGTCATAGGCACTGGCTTTCTGGGACTACATCTAGTCAAGCGGGAAGGCGTCTCCACGCTCCAGCGTGCGCAACAGCGGTTCGCGCAAGGCGAAATTCCTTCTGACGAGCTAATGACCGGTGCTGCATTGATTTTCGGCGGCGCCCTGCTCATGGCGCCCGGCTTTCTTTCCGACGCCTTGGGCTTCATGTGCCTGTTGCCGAATTCGCGCCGTTTGCTCGGCAGGCTATTGAAGAAGCTGCCTGGACGAATGAGCGTTTACTCGATGCACTCGCGTTATCGACCCGGTAATACGGGGTGGAGCGAGGATGTGAGCCCCACATCGGACAGCAGCGATGCTTCAGAGGAAATGACCTCCCGTAGCAACGACCCCCTGGAAGGAGACTTCCTGGGACGCGATGAAACGCGGCGGTGA
- a CDS encoding co-chaperone GroES: protein MNIRPLHDRVVVRRVEEEQKTAGGIVLPGNAQEKPTRGEVLAIGNGRILDNGEVRPLDVKVGDTVIFKEGFGVEKQKIDGEEVLIMSETDILAVVEG from the coding sequence ATGAACATCCGTCCCTTGCACGATCGCGTCGTTGTCCGTCGCGTCGAAGAAGAACAGAAAACCGCTGGCGGTATCGTGCTTCCGGGCAATGCCCAGGAAAAGCCGACTCGGGGCGAAGTCCTCGCCATCGGTAACGGCCGGATTCTCGATAACGGAGAAGTACGCCCGCTGGACGTCAAGGTCGGTGACACCGTCATCTTCAAGGAAGGCTTCGGCGTCGAGAAACAGAAGATCGATGGTGAAGAAGTTCTTATCATGAGCGAGACAGACATTCTCGCCGTCGTTGAAGGCTGA